A portion of the Canis lupus baileyi chromosome 6, mCanLup2.hap1, whole genome shotgun sequence genome contains these proteins:
- the ANGEL2 gene encoding protein angel homolog 2 isoform X3, whose amino-acid sequence MGTWRQASRRLPACLAAGPGVPTSRDGEALALSAAESRVEVEVEPRAWEPDARRGEDGSVALCTIQRHWEYICNHNKDKTKILGDQNVDPTCEDSDNKFDFSVMSYNILSQDLLEDNSHLYRHCRRPVLHWSFRFPNILKEIKHFDADVLCLQEVQEDHYGAEIRPSLESLGYHCEYKMRTGRKPDGCAICFKHSKFALLSVNPVEFYRRDVPLLDRDNVGLVLLLQPKIPSAASPVICVANTHLLYNPRRGDIKLTQLAMLLAEISSVAHQKDGSFCPIVMCGDFNSVPGSPLYSFIKEGKLNYEGLAIGKVSGQEQSSRGQRILSIPIWPPNLGISQNCVYEVQQLPKVEKTDSDLTQTELDKTEVLVTAEKLSSNLQHHFSLSSVYSHYFPDTGIPEVTTCHSRSAITVDYIFYSAEKEDVAEQPGSEVALVGGLKLLARLSLLTEQDLWTVNGLPNENNSSDHLPLLAKFRLEL is encoded by the exons ATGGGGACTTGGCGGCAGGCGAGCCGGAGGCTCCCAGCATGCCTTGCAGCCGGGCCCGGAGTCCCGACGTCTAGGGATGGGGAAGCCCTGGCGCTCTCGGCCGCCGAGTCGCGTGTAGAGGTTGAGGTTGAGCCCCGGGCCTGGGAACCGGACGCCCGCAGAGGGGAAGATGGAAGCGTGGCGCTGT GCACAATACAACGACATTGGGAATATATATGTAACCATAATAAAGACAAGACGAAGATCCTAGGAGACCAAAATGTTGACCCCACATGTGAAGACAGTGATAACAAGTTTGACTTTTCAGTGATGTCCTATAATATACTTTCACAAGATTTATTGGAAGACAATTCACACCTCTATAGACACTGCCGGCGGCCAGTTTTACACTGGAGCTTTAGGTTTCCCaatattctgaaagaaattaaacactTTGATGCAGAT gtaCTTTGTTTGCAAGAAGTTCAAGAAGATCATTATGGAGCAGAGATCAGGCCAAGTTTGGAATCTTTGG GTTATCACTGTGAATACAAGATGCGGACAGGAAGGAAACCTGATGGCTGTGCCATCTGCTTCAAACATTCCAAATTTGCACTCTTATCAGTGAACCCTGTGGAATTCTATCGCCGTGACGTTCCTCTGTTGGACAGAGACAATGTTGGATTAGTGTTACTCTTGCAGCCCAAAATTCCAAGTGCTGCCTCTCCTGTGATCTGTGTAGCTAACACACATCTGTTGTATAATCCAAGGCGAGGTGATATTAAGCTGACCCAGTTGGCAATGCTTCTGGCAGAGATTTCCAGTGTTGCCCATCAGAAAGATGGCAGCTTCTGCCCTATTGTTATGTGTGGTGACTTTAATTCTGTTCCTGGTTCTCCGCTCTATAGttttataaaggaaggaaaattgaaTTATGAAGGACTTGCCATCGGCAAG GTATCTGGCCAGGAACAGTCTTCACGGGGACAAAGAATTTTATCTATTCCAATTTGGCCCCCAAACCTAGGTATCTCACAGAACTGTGTGTATGAGGTACAGCAGTTACCAAAAGTAGAAAAGACAG ACAGTGATCTGACACAGACAGAGCTGGACAAAACAGAGGTCCTAGTGACAGCTGAAAA ATTATCTTCAAATTTACAGCACCATTTCAGCTTGTCATCTGTTTATTCACATTATTTTCCTGACACTGGAATTCCAGAAGTGACCACTTGTCATTCCCGAAGTGCCATAACTGTggattatattttctattctgcTGAAAAGGAAGATGTTGCTGAGCAGCCAG GATCTGAAGTTGCTCTGGTTGGTGGCTTGAAACTTCTGGCCAGACTATCACTCCTTACGGAACAAGACTTATGGACTGTTAATGGACTTCCAAATGAAAATAACTCTTCAGATCATCTGCCTTTATTGGCTAAGTTCAGACTTGAACTCTGA
- the ANGEL2 gene encoding protein angel homolog 2 isoform X1, whose product MEAWRCVRRGYGRCVVGRGRYPMLPHHQKSLGRDWTTPWENLQRCCWNRHISSCMRWPGHYSRAPYPYFSSRHFSLNWRPPCLFESRTPFQYWNWRPDNLSQTSLIHLSSYIMNSEGDEPSSKRRKHQGTIQRHWEYICNHNKDKTKILGDQNVDPTCEDSDNKFDFSVMSYNILSQDLLEDNSHLYRHCRRPVLHWSFRFPNILKEIKHFDADVLCLQEVQEDHYGAEIRPSLESLGYHCEYKMRTGRKPDGCAICFKHSKFALLSVNPVEFYRRDVPLLDRDNVGLVLLLQPKIPSAASPVICVANTHLLYNPRRGDIKLTQLAMLLAEISSVAHQKDGSFCPIVMCGDFNSVPGSPLYSFIKEGKLNYEGLAIGKVSGQEQSSRGQRILSIPIWPPNLGISQNCVYEVQQLPKVEKTDSDLTQTELDKTEVLVTAEKLSSNLQHHFSLSSVYSHYFPDTGIPEVTTCHSRSAITVDYIFYSAEKEDVAEQPGSEVALVGGLKLLARLSLLTEQDLWTVNGLPNENNSSDHLPLLAKFRLEL is encoded by the exons ATGGAAGCGTGGCGCTGTGTGAGGAGGGGCTACGGCCGCTGTGTGGTGGGGAGAGGCCG atacCCCATGTTACCCCATCACCAGAAGAGTCTGGGCAGAGATTGGACGACACCGTGGGAGAATCTGCAAAGGTGTTGCTGGAACAGACATATTTCTAGTTGTATGAGGTGGCCTGGACATTATTCTCGTGCTCCTTACCCATACTTCAGTAGTAGGCATTTTTCACTAAATTGGAGACCACCTTGTTTGTTTGAGTCTAGAACTCCGTTTCAGTACTGGAACTGGAGACCTGACAACCTGAGCCAGACCTCTTTGATTCATCTCTCTAGTTACATCATGAACTCTGAGGGAGATGAACCTTCATCAAAACGAAGAAAACACCAAG GCACAATACAACGACATTGGGAATATATATGTAACCATAATAAAGACAAGACGAAGATCCTAGGAGACCAAAATGTTGACCCCACATGTGAAGACAGTGATAACAAGTTTGACTTTTCAGTGATGTCCTATAATATACTTTCACAAGATTTATTGGAAGACAATTCACACCTCTATAGACACTGCCGGCGGCCAGTTTTACACTGGAGCTTTAGGTTTCCCaatattctgaaagaaattaaacactTTGATGCAGAT gtaCTTTGTTTGCAAGAAGTTCAAGAAGATCATTATGGAGCAGAGATCAGGCCAAGTTTGGAATCTTTGG GTTATCACTGTGAATACAAGATGCGGACAGGAAGGAAACCTGATGGCTGTGCCATCTGCTTCAAACATTCCAAATTTGCACTCTTATCAGTGAACCCTGTGGAATTCTATCGCCGTGACGTTCCTCTGTTGGACAGAGACAATGTTGGATTAGTGTTACTCTTGCAGCCCAAAATTCCAAGTGCTGCCTCTCCTGTGATCTGTGTAGCTAACACACATCTGTTGTATAATCCAAGGCGAGGTGATATTAAGCTGACCCAGTTGGCAATGCTTCTGGCAGAGATTTCCAGTGTTGCCCATCAGAAAGATGGCAGCTTCTGCCCTATTGTTATGTGTGGTGACTTTAATTCTGTTCCTGGTTCTCCGCTCTATAGttttataaaggaaggaaaattgaaTTATGAAGGACTTGCCATCGGCAAG GTATCTGGCCAGGAACAGTCTTCACGGGGACAAAGAATTTTATCTATTCCAATTTGGCCCCCAAACCTAGGTATCTCACAGAACTGTGTGTATGAGGTACAGCAGTTACCAAAAGTAGAAAAGACAG ACAGTGATCTGACACAGACAGAGCTGGACAAAACAGAGGTCCTAGTGACAGCTGAAAA ATTATCTTCAAATTTACAGCACCATTTCAGCTTGTCATCTGTTTATTCACATTATTTTCCTGACACTGGAATTCCAGAAGTGACCACTTGTCATTCCCGAAGTGCCATAACTGTggattatattttctattctgcTGAAAAGGAAGATGTTGCTGAGCAGCCAG GATCTGAAGTTGCTCTGGTTGGTGGCTTGAAACTTCTGGCCAGACTATCACTCCTTACGGAACAAGACTTATGGACTGTTAATGGACTTCCAAATGAAAATAACTCTTCAGATCATCTGCCTTTATTGGCTAAGTTCAGACTTGAACTCTGA
- the ANGEL2 gene encoding protein angel homolog 2 isoform X2, with protein MLPHHQKSLGRDWTTPWENLQRCCWNRHISSCMRWPGHYSRAPYPYFSSRHFSLNWRPPCLFESRTPFQYWNWRPDNLSQTSLIHLSSYIMNSEGDEPSSKRRKHQGTIQRHWEYICNHNKDKTKILGDQNVDPTCEDSDNKFDFSVMSYNILSQDLLEDNSHLYRHCRRPVLHWSFRFPNILKEIKHFDADVLCLQEVQEDHYGAEIRPSLESLGYHCEYKMRTGRKPDGCAICFKHSKFALLSVNPVEFYRRDVPLLDRDNVGLVLLLQPKIPSAASPVICVANTHLLYNPRRGDIKLTQLAMLLAEISSVAHQKDGSFCPIVMCGDFNSVPGSPLYSFIKEGKLNYEGLAIGKVSGQEQSSRGQRILSIPIWPPNLGISQNCVYEVQQLPKVEKTDSDLTQTELDKTEVLVTAEKLSSNLQHHFSLSSVYSHYFPDTGIPEVTTCHSRSAITVDYIFYSAEKEDVAEQPGSEVALVGGLKLLARLSLLTEQDLWTVNGLPNENNSSDHLPLLAKFRLEL; from the exons ATGTTACCCCATCACCAGAAGAGTCTGGGCAGAGATTGGACGACACCGTGGGAGAATCTGCAAAGGTGTTGCTGGAACAGACATATTTCTAGTTGTATGAGGTGGCCTGGACATTATTCTCGTGCTCCTTACCCATACTTCAGTAGTAGGCATTTTTCACTAAATTGGAGACCACCTTGTTTGTTTGAGTCTAGAACTCCGTTTCAGTACTGGAACTGGAGACCTGACAACCTGAGCCAGACCTCTTTGATTCATCTCTCTAGTTACATCATGAACTCTGAGGGAGATGAACCTTCATCAAAACGAAGAAAACACCAAG GCACAATACAACGACATTGGGAATATATATGTAACCATAATAAAGACAAGACGAAGATCCTAGGAGACCAAAATGTTGACCCCACATGTGAAGACAGTGATAACAAGTTTGACTTTTCAGTGATGTCCTATAATATACTTTCACAAGATTTATTGGAAGACAATTCACACCTCTATAGACACTGCCGGCGGCCAGTTTTACACTGGAGCTTTAGGTTTCCCaatattctgaaagaaattaaacactTTGATGCAGAT gtaCTTTGTTTGCAAGAAGTTCAAGAAGATCATTATGGAGCAGAGATCAGGCCAAGTTTGGAATCTTTGG GTTATCACTGTGAATACAAGATGCGGACAGGAAGGAAACCTGATGGCTGTGCCATCTGCTTCAAACATTCCAAATTTGCACTCTTATCAGTGAACCCTGTGGAATTCTATCGCCGTGACGTTCCTCTGTTGGACAGAGACAATGTTGGATTAGTGTTACTCTTGCAGCCCAAAATTCCAAGTGCTGCCTCTCCTGTGATCTGTGTAGCTAACACACATCTGTTGTATAATCCAAGGCGAGGTGATATTAAGCTGACCCAGTTGGCAATGCTTCTGGCAGAGATTTCCAGTGTTGCCCATCAGAAAGATGGCAGCTTCTGCCCTATTGTTATGTGTGGTGACTTTAATTCTGTTCCTGGTTCTCCGCTCTATAGttttataaaggaaggaaaattgaaTTATGAAGGACTTGCCATCGGCAAG GTATCTGGCCAGGAACAGTCTTCACGGGGACAAAGAATTTTATCTATTCCAATTTGGCCCCCAAACCTAGGTATCTCACAGAACTGTGTGTATGAGGTACAGCAGTTACCAAAAGTAGAAAAGACAG ACAGTGATCTGACACAGACAGAGCTGGACAAAACAGAGGTCCTAGTGACAGCTGAAAA ATTATCTTCAAATTTACAGCACCATTTCAGCTTGTCATCTGTTTATTCACATTATTTTCCTGACACTGGAATTCCAGAAGTGACCACTTGTCATTCCCGAAGTGCCATAACTGTggattatattttctattctgcTGAAAAGGAAGATGTTGCTGAGCAGCCAG GATCTGAAGTTGCTCTGGTTGGTGGCTTGAAACTTCTGGCCAGACTATCACTCCTTACGGAACAAGACTTATGGACTGTTAATGGACTTCCAAATGAAAATAACTCTTCAGATCATCTGCCTTTATTGGCTAAGTTCAGACTTGAACTCTGA
- the ANGEL2 gene encoding protein angel homolog 2 isoform X4 yields MEGTIQRHWEYICNHNKDKTKILGDQNVDPTCEDSDNKFDFSVMSYNILSQDLLEDNSHLYRHCRRPVLHWSFRFPNILKEIKHFDADVLCLQEVQEDHYGAEIRPSLESLGYHCEYKMRTGRKPDGCAICFKHSKFALLSVNPVEFYRRDVPLLDRDNVGLVLLLQPKIPSAASPVICVANTHLLYNPRRGDIKLTQLAMLLAEISSVAHQKDGSFCPIVMCGDFNSVPGSPLYSFIKEGKLNYEGLAIGKVSGQEQSSRGQRILSIPIWPPNLGISQNCVYEVQQLPKVEKTDSDLTQTELDKTEVLVTAEKLSSNLQHHFSLSSVYSHYFPDTGIPEVTTCHSRSAITVDYIFYSAEKEDVAEQPGSEVALVGGLKLLARLSLLTEQDLWTVNGLPNENNSSDHLPLLAKFRLEL; encoded by the exons ATGGAAG GCACAATACAACGACATTGGGAATATATATGTAACCATAATAAAGACAAGACGAAGATCCTAGGAGACCAAAATGTTGACCCCACATGTGAAGACAGTGATAACAAGTTTGACTTTTCAGTGATGTCCTATAATATACTTTCACAAGATTTATTGGAAGACAATTCACACCTCTATAGACACTGCCGGCGGCCAGTTTTACACTGGAGCTTTAGGTTTCCCaatattctgaaagaaattaaacactTTGATGCAGAT gtaCTTTGTTTGCAAGAAGTTCAAGAAGATCATTATGGAGCAGAGATCAGGCCAAGTTTGGAATCTTTGG GTTATCACTGTGAATACAAGATGCGGACAGGAAGGAAACCTGATGGCTGTGCCATCTGCTTCAAACATTCCAAATTTGCACTCTTATCAGTGAACCCTGTGGAATTCTATCGCCGTGACGTTCCTCTGTTGGACAGAGACAATGTTGGATTAGTGTTACTCTTGCAGCCCAAAATTCCAAGTGCTGCCTCTCCTGTGATCTGTGTAGCTAACACACATCTGTTGTATAATCCAAGGCGAGGTGATATTAAGCTGACCCAGTTGGCAATGCTTCTGGCAGAGATTTCCAGTGTTGCCCATCAGAAAGATGGCAGCTTCTGCCCTATTGTTATGTGTGGTGACTTTAATTCTGTTCCTGGTTCTCCGCTCTATAGttttataaaggaaggaaaattgaaTTATGAAGGACTTGCCATCGGCAAG GTATCTGGCCAGGAACAGTCTTCACGGGGACAAAGAATTTTATCTATTCCAATTTGGCCCCCAAACCTAGGTATCTCACAGAACTGTGTGTATGAGGTACAGCAGTTACCAAAAGTAGAAAAGACAG ACAGTGATCTGACACAGACAGAGCTGGACAAAACAGAGGTCCTAGTGACAGCTGAAAA ATTATCTTCAAATTTACAGCACCATTTCAGCTTGTCATCTGTTTATTCACATTATTTTCCTGACACTGGAATTCCAGAAGTGACCACTTGTCATTCCCGAAGTGCCATAACTGTggattatattttctattctgcTGAAAAGGAAGATGTTGCTGAGCAGCCAG GATCTGAAGTTGCTCTGGTTGGTGGCTTGAAACTTCTGGCCAGACTATCACTCCTTACGGAACAAGACTTATGGACTGTTAATGGACTTCCAAATGAAAATAACTCTTCAGATCATCTGCCTTTATTGGCTAAGTTCAGACTTGAACTCTGA
- the ANGEL2 gene encoding protein angel homolog 2 isoform X5 — protein sequence MSYNILSQDLLEDNSHLYRHCRRPVLHWSFRFPNILKEIKHFDADVLCLQEVQEDHYGAEIRPSLESLGYHCEYKMRTGRKPDGCAICFKHSKFALLSVNPVEFYRRDVPLLDRDNVGLVLLLQPKIPSAASPVICVANTHLLYNPRRGDIKLTQLAMLLAEISSVAHQKDGSFCPIVMCGDFNSVPGSPLYSFIKEGKLNYEGLAIGKVSGQEQSSRGQRILSIPIWPPNLGISQNCVYEVQQLPKVEKTDSDLTQTELDKTEVLVTAEKLSSNLQHHFSLSSVYSHYFPDTGIPEVTTCHSRSAITVDYIFYSAEKEDVAEQPGSEVALVGGLKLLARLSLLTEQDLWTVNGLPNENNSSDHLPLLAKFRLEL from the exons ATGTCCTATAATATACTTTCACAAGATTTATTGGAAGACAATTCACACCTCTATAGACACTGCCGGCGGCCAGTTTTACACTGGAGCTTTAGGTTTCCCaatattctgaaagaaattaaacactTTGATGCAGAT gtaCTTTGTTTGCAAGAAGTTCAAGAAGATCATTATGGAGCAGAGATCAGGCCAAGTTTGGAATCTTTGG GTTATCACTGTGAATACAAGATGCGGACAGGAAGGAAACCTGATGGCTGTGCCATCTGCTTCAAACATTCCAAATTTGCACTCTTATCAGTGAACCCTGTGGAATTCTATCGCCGTGACGTTCCTCTGTTGGACAGAGACAATGTTGGATTAGTGTTACTCTTGCAGCCCAAAATTCCAAGTGCTGCCTCTCCTGTGATCTGTGTAGCTAACACACATCTGTTGTATAATCCAAGGCGAGGTGATATTAAGCTGACCCAGTTGGCAATGCTTCTGGCAGAGATTTCCAGTGTTGCCCATCAGAAAGATGGCAGCTTCTGCCCTATTGTTATGTGTGGTGACTTTAATTCTGTTCCTGGTTCTCCGCTCTATAGttttataaaggaaggaaaattgaaTTATGAAGGACTTGCCATCGGCAAG GTATCTGGCCAGGAACAGTCTTCACGGGGACAAAGAATTTTATCTATTCCAATTTGGCCCCCAAACCTAGGTATCTCACAGAACTGTGTGTATGAGGTACAGCAGTTACCAAAAGTAGAAAAGACAG ACAGTGATCTGACACAGACAGAGCTGGACAAAACAGAGGTCCTAGTGACAGCTGAAAA ATTATCTTCAAATTTACAGCACCATTTCAGCTTGTCATCTGTTTATTCACATTATTTTCCTGACACTGGAATTCCAGAAGTGACCACTTGTCATTCCCGAAGTGCCATAACTGTggattatattttctattctgcTGAAAAGGAAGATGTTGCTGAGCAGCCAG GATCTGAAGTTGCTCTGGTTGGTGGCTTGAAACTTCTGGCCAGACTATCACTCCTTACGGAACAAGACTTATGGACTGTTAATGGACTTCCAAATGAAAATAACTCTTCAGATCATCTGCCTTTATTGGCTAAGTTCAGACTTGAACTCTGA